Proteins from one Aspergillus nidulans FGSC A4 chromosome VIII genomic window:
- a CDS encoding transcription factor SPN1 (transcript_id=CADANIAT00001574) — MSASPSRSPESKPAGNTPPIDVDVENEQNVDAEEAVQPPTPGAGGDDADADDNDAKPAVDNEIDNDNTNLNENEGQNELNEDNLGDSDDESILSEVDEAQFEDFDPENVDIEDRPQLDIDEENLKLIGRHKRKRTEEEGTSKRKKEGRRRKSRRYAEEEEGGSDREAGGKRRKSKKAELEEDEETLDPATRRRRALDRAMDEALKKPTKRRARKQDGIDLEQMADAEIEDMRKRMTHAAQMDAINRREGKPAMHKLKMLPEVVSLLNRNQYVNSLVDPEINLLEAVKFFLEPLDDGSLPAYNIQRDLMTALGKLPINKETLIASGIGKVVVFYTRSKRPEPGIKRMAERLLAEWTRPILQRSDDYSKRVYQEAEFDPTYVLSPFLLKITSRVKSVQDSAAEARARELLPPRLANRARAEISHTSYTVVPKPTVVQESKFARPLGASGEDRFRKMRARQIAATKGQGARR; from the exons ATGTCTGCGAGCCCGAGCCGGAGCCCGGAGTCAAAACCGGCAGGGAACACGCCTCCcattgatgttgatgttgagaaCGAGCAGAATGTggacgccgaagaagccgtGCAGCCACCGACCCCTGGTGCAGGCGGGGACGACGCTGATGCCGATGATAACGACGCCAAACCCGCCGTAGACAACGAAATTGACAACGACAATACAAATCTGAATGAAAACGAGGGGCAGAATGAACTCAATGAGGATAACCTCGGTGATTCAGATGACGAATCGATTCTCTCTGAAGTAGACGAGGCGCAGTTTGAAGATTTTGACCCGGAGAATGTGGATATTGAAGACCGTCCGCAgctggatatcgatgaggagAATTTGAAGCTCATTGGGCGGCAtaaaaggaagaggacggaagaggaggggacCTCcaagcggaagaaggagggCAGGCGAAGGAAAAGCCGGCGCtatgcggaggaggaagagggtggAAGTGAtagagaagctggcgggaaGCGAaggaagtcgaagaaggcggagcttgaggaagatgaagaaacgCTTGACCCTGCTACGC GTCGACGAAGGGCTCTCGATCGTGCTATGGACGAGGCGCTGAAGAAACCTaccaagagaagagccaGGAAACAGGATGGAATT GATTTGGAACAAATGGCAGATGCTGAGATCGAGGATATGCGAAAACGTATGACTCACGCGGCGCAGATGGATGCTATCAACCGGCGCGAAGGCAAACCAGCCATGCACAAGCTCAAGATGCTTCCTGAAGTCGTCTCGCTTCTCAACCGCAATCAGTATGTCAACAGTCTGGTCGACCCGGAAATCAACCTGCTGGAAGCAGTCAAGTTTTTCCTTGAGCCGCTAGACGATGGGTCTCTTCCGGCCTACAACATTCAGCGTGATTTGATGACTGCATTGGGCAAGCTGCCCATCAACAAAGAGACATTAATTGCCAGTGGCATCGGCAAGGTCGTGGTTTTCTACACGCGGAGCAAGCGTCCAGAGCCCGGTATCAAGCGCATGGCCGAGCGACTACTAGCTGAGTGGACACGTCCTATTCTTCAGCGAAGTGACGATTACTCCAAGCGAGTATACCAAGAAGCCGAATTCGATCCTACGTATGTCCTATCCCCGTTTCTCTT AAAAATCACCTCACGCGTCAAGTCAGTTCAAGATAGCGCTGCGGAGGCGCGCGCACGCGAGCTCCTTCCTCCGCGCCTTGCTAACCGTGCGCGCGCCGAAATCTCGCACACTAGCTACACTGTCGTTCCAAAACCCACGGTGGTGCAGGAGAGCAAGTTTGCGCGACCGTTGGGTGCTAGTGGTGAAGATCGATTTCGGAAGATGCGGGCGCGACAGATTGCTGCGACGAAGGGGCAAGGCGCGCGACGGTAG
- a CDS encoding coiled-coil-helix-coiled-coil-helix domain-containing protein (transcript_id=CADANIAT00001577), giving the protein MSRRDPQFNQQNLYDPTPMPDGIPKVAEIGATSAPLTSAAYFIGDRCKAFNDDYMKCKEEANGRGEIECLREGRKVTRCAASVIKDINTHCLKQFNTHWECLENNNHRLWECRKQEMDLNKCVFDKLGLKKTIPGAPENQTPVHLRPKQLYASFPGPQY; this is encoded by the exons ATGTCGCGCAGGGATCCCCA GTTCAACCAACAAAATCTCTACGACCCCACGCCTATGCCCGATGGCATCCCCAAGGTAGCTGAGATTGGAGCGACCTCTGCGCCGCTAACCAGCGCCGCTTACTTCATTGGAGACCGGTGCAAGGCATTCAACGATGATTATATGAAGTGCAAGGAAGAGGCCAATGGGCGGGGGGAGATTGAGTGCTTGAGAGAGGGGAGGAAGGTTACCCGCTGTGCGGCCAGTGT aatcaaggatatcaacaCCCACTGCTTAAAGCAGTTCAACACCCACTGGGAGTGTCTCGAGAATAACAACCACCGGTTGTGGGAGTGCCGCAAGCAGGAGATGGACTTGAATAAGTGTGTCTTCGATAAGTTG GGCCTCAAGAAGACCATCCCCGGCGCCCCCGAAAACCAGACCCCGGTGCACCTCCGACCCAAGCAGCTGTACGCTT
- a CDS encoding putative quinol monooxygenase (transcript_id=CADANIAT00001572): MSSKELYNVVRLVPKPGKFNEVAEAFRTLSKYVEENEPKTQIYFALQPQGTEEFVLVEKYTDSQNLKEHASTAAFKQFSKAIGGWLAQAPEIKRAGFVAGFDGRTKAKL; the protein is encoded by the exons ATGTCCTCCAAGGAGCTTTATAACGTCGTCAGACTCGTCCCTAAACCAGGCAAATTCAACGAG GTCGCAGAAGCATTCAGGACGCTTTCGAAATACGTCGAGGAGAACGAACCCAAAACCCAAATCTACTTTGCGCTTCAGCCGCAGGGAACTGAGGAGTTTGTTCTTGTTGAGAA ATACACTGACTCCCAGAACCTCAAGGAGCATGCGTCCACGGCGGCGTTCAAGCAGTTTTCAAAAGCAATTGGTGGATGGTTAGCCCAGGCGCCTGAGATCAAAAGGGCAGGTTTTGTCGCTGGGTTTGACGGGAGGACTAAGGCAAAGCTTTAG
- a CDS encoding protein nup57 (transcript_id=CADANIAT00001576) — protein sequence MSLFGGQQSGQSLGLFSNTAKSSPFGTAASNTGTQQNTGGGGIFGSSTTTSQPQQTGSSLFGSTTQQKPSLFGQPQQQPQQQSGTGLFGGPLGSGQGSQKPAGGLFGSTLGGGQQQQQQQQQQPQQGGSLFGGLGQTQQQQQQPQQQQSIFGGGSLLGGGQQGQQQQQPQLGQSTQPQGSSLWSPGRAVTGVHRTVPMQMAIVKDKWDYTNRNSPFRTYLYNSVGEGDAPFYQPGPQDDETKWEDALRQRPGPDCVPVLVRGFWELGKRAQRQKDFLTMIQTRLHEINNCLTELLSRHDLKISVKVADCRRKHHVLSKRCLALAAKTQVLRNRGYAMDEAEEELKKKLAQLERSVFDPTLSGRSEEIWARMLAIREHSTRLQAEIERAGSGVAAQAEDELDEATMKKAKKVLDDYLAQIQHLQKELESVKKDFEEATKSLS from the exons ATGTCGCTCTTCGGAGGGCAGCAGTCCGGTCAGTCCCTGGGCCTGTTTTCCAATACGGCCAAATCCAGCCCCTTCGGCACAGCAGCTTCAAATACCGGAACGCAGCAGAATACAGGGGGAGGAGGGATTTTTGGGTCATCGACTACGACTTCACAACCTCAGCAGACGGGTAGTTCGTTATTTGGTTCGACTACGCAGCAGAAGCCGTCGCTTTTCGGgcaaccgcagcagcagccgcagcagcaatcggGTACTGGGCTGTTTGGAGGACCGTTAGGGAGTGGGCAGGGGTCGCAAAAGCCCGCAGGAGGTCTGTTTGGTAGCACATTGGGAGGtggacagcagcagcagcaacaacagcagcagcagcctcagcagggAGGAAGCCTTTTCGGGGGATTGGGCCagacacagcagcagcagcagcaacctcaacaacagcaaagTATCTTCGGAGGTGGCTCCCTGCTTGGTGGTGGACAGCAggggcagcagcaacaacaaccgCAACTCGGCCAGTCAACACAACCCCAAGGATCGAGTCTATGGTCTCCAGGGCGCGCGGTGACGGGCGTACACCGGACAGTCCCAATGCAGATGGCTATCGTGAAAGACAAGTGGGATTATACCAATCGTAACTCCCCTTTCCGGACATACCTGTATAATAGTGTTGGCGAGGGTGATGCACCATTCTACCAACCTGGCCCGCAGGACGACGAAACAAAGTGGGAGGACGCCCTCCGGCAACGACCAGGTCCCGACTGCGTCCCCGTACTAGTGCGCGGATTCTGGGAACTTGGCAAGCGCGCGCAGCGCCAGAAGGACTTCTTGACGATGATTCAGACGCGCTTGCACGAGATCAACAATTGTCTCACGGAGCTGCTCTCGCGTCACGACTTGAAAATATCAGTCAAGGTAGCCGACTGTCGCCGGAAACATCATGTTCTCAGCAAGCGATGTCTGGCTCTCGCTGCTAAGACCCAGGTCCTCCGAAACAGAGGATACGCGATGgatgaggcggaagaggaatTAAAGAAGAAacttgcgcagcttgagcGTTCTGTATTCGACCCAACGCTTAGCGGTCGCAGCGAAGAGATTTGGGCTCGCATGCTGGCTATTCGAGAGCACTCGACTCGACTGCAGGCGGAAATCGAACGGGCTGGGTCCGGTGTTGCTGCGCAGGCGGAAGATGAGTTGGATGAAGCTacgatgaagaaggctaaGAAG GTATTGGACGACTACCTGGCTCAGATTCAACATTTacagaaggagctggaatctGTGAAAAAAGACTTTGAGGAGGCGACCAAGTCGCTCAGTTAG
- a CDS encoding uncharacterized protein (transcript_id=CADANIAT00001575), which translates to MFAPGQESKEDIKAGEAQANQTVRMAVTGGVLLYLSPFAIDFIKKFL; encoded by the exons ATGTTCGCTCCAG GCCAGGAATCCAAGGAAGACATTAAG GCTGGTGAGGCCCAGGCCAACCAGACCGTCCGCATGGCCGTTACCGGCGGAGTTCTCCTTTACCTCT CTCCTTTTGCCAtcgacttcatcaagaagTTCCTCTAA
- a CDS encoding esterase/lipase family protein (transcript_id=CADANIAT00001571), with protein MKKTLLLVFVHGFKGGDDTFGEFPQHIKVLLSRKLPSITVATLVYPKYETRGSLQDSVSAFREWLQNQVIDLEVSNRTPSPTVDPSVHVFLVGHSMGGIVAADTLLLLASEQPIPARTPAQSSRYEFDEGSKDTTAAESTNLADSGLFMFPHIQGVFAFDTPYLGVAPGVVSYGAEGHYKTITSTYNAFSEVAGLFGLGANNASSKGAAPPSDEAKKLPPASDSDAAATPSWQRWGRYAMFAGAAGAVAAGGAAAMYSQRQRLTDSWGWVSSHLAFVGCLARPAELHQRIAQLSQVRKDRGIRCVNFYTCLGKGAPSLVENTGNVNETGKGQTAPFSSRIIRSKHRTFCTIPDGEEGKAQEKPKRTGPGVEWTKAVNDKATDEIKAHTCMFLPKQNPAFYELVNHACTAMVRSVDRGWYSTAGGQAIYSEAPADKMPRPEQDRANTQAESGMDEDVVIID; from the exons ATGAAAAAGACTCTGTTGCTGGTGTTTGTTCATGGTTTCAAG GGCGGCGATGACACATTTGGTGAATTTCCGCAACATATAAAGGTTCTCCTTAGCCGCAAGCTCCCCTCCATAACCGTGGCGACACTCGTTTACCCCAAGTATGAGACTCGAGGGAGCTTGCAGGACTCAGTGAGTGCGTTTCGGGAATG gctgcagaATCAGGTAATCGATCTAGAAGTCTCCAACCGAACACCTTCGCCGACCGTTGATCCTTCCGTGCACGTCTTTCTCGTTGGTCACTCGATGGGCGGAATCGTCGCTGCCGACACACTGTTGCTCCTGGCTTCTGAACAGCCCATACCGGCGAGGACTCCAGCTCAGTCGTCACGATATGAATTCGATGAGGGCTCAAAAGATACGACAGCCGCAGAGAGCACTAATCTGGCGGACTCGGGCTTATTCATGTTTCCTCATATTCAGGGCGTGTTCGCGTTCGATACCCCATATCTTGGAGTCGCACCAGGTGTAGTGTCTTACGGCGCCGAAGGTCATTACAAGACAATCACGTCAACATATAACGCATTCTCCGAGGTTGCTGGACTATTTGGGCTCGGGGCAAACAATGCTTCAAGCAAAGGGGCGGCGCCACCTTCAGACGAAGCTAAAAAGTTACCGCCTGCGTCAGATAGTGACGCTGCAGCGACACCGTCCTGGCAGCGATGGGGACGGTATGCGATGtttgctggcgctgcaggagCTGTCGCTGCGGGAGGAGCGGCAGCCATGTATTCCCAGCGGCAGCGGTTGACCGatagctggggatgggttTCGTCGCATCTTGCATTCGTGGGCTGCCTAGCACGACCAGCAGAGCTCCATCAACGTATTGCGCAACTGTCGCAAGTGCGCAAAGACCGAGGAATCAGATGCGTGAACTTTTACACCTGCCTAGGGAAGGGCGCCCCATCCCTGGTAGAAAACACCGGCAACGTCAACGAGACGGGCAAGGGTCAAACGGCACCCTTCAGCTCCAGGATTATCCGCTCGAAGCACCGTACTTTTTGCACTATCCcggatggcgaggaaggcaaaGCCCAAGAAAAGCCGAAACGCACGGGGCCGGGAGTCGAATGGACTAAGGCTGTAAATGATAAGGCCACCGATGAGATCAAGGCCCATACCTGCATGTTTCTCCCGAAGCAGAATCCGGCTTTTTACGAACTAGTTAATCATGCATGCACGGCGATGGTCAGATCGGTGGACAGGGGATGGTACAGTACCGCAGGAGGACAGGCTATTTACAGCGAAGCACCAGCGGACAAGATGCCGCGGCCCGAGCAGGACCGAGCCAACACTCAAGCCGAAAGCGGGATGGATGAGGACGTTGTAATCATTGATTGA
- a CDS encoding HIG1 domain-containing protein (transcript_id=CADANIAT00001573) produces the protein MKLLTKEEEDAHYREVLKGGSFGTVLGLIGGYAGVLAASRRYHTIRNLTLPMKAFLVTSSGTFVGIIGADRSSRSFEAAQNQNRQWYENREERLRAQELRGMSFSDRALAWAREERYTIVFSTWVASMIGSFALVGRNPYLSGPQKLVQARVYAQGATLAVLIASAAFEISERRRVRRELDAKSASAKADSKLSNNTGEDTELWKDMVAAEEQRLKNKHQSLYEKHQNDAGSDPDAGSTPPQQKAEAEKLPSEQEQEQKSEEKKEKQK, from the exons ATGAAGCTCCTcaccaaggaagaagaagatgccCACTACCG TGAGGTGCTCAAGGGTGGCTCTTTTGGTACAGTCCTGGGTCTCATCGGTGGCTATGCAGGTGTCTTGGCCGCATCCCGCCGCTATCACACTATCCGCAACCTCACACTTCCCATGAAAGCATTTCTCGTCACATCTTCCGGAACCTTCGTTGGCATTATCGGAGCCGACCGCTCCTCCCGCAGCTTCGAAGCAGCGCAAAACCAGAACCGACAATGGTACGAAAACCGCGAGGAGCGACTGCGCGCCCAGGAACTTCGCGGTATGAGCTTTAGCGATCGCGCCCTCGCCTGGGCTAGGGAGGAACGCTACACAATCGTTTTCTCGACATGGGTTGCTTCGATGATTGGTAGCTTTGCCCTTGTCGGGCGGAACCCTTATCTTTCGGGCCCTCAGAAGCTCGTCCAGGCTCGTGTCTATGCGCAGGGTGCTACGCTTGCCGTTCTTATCGCCAGTGCTGCATTCGAGATTTCcgagaggaggagggtcaGACGGGAGCTTGATGCGAAGTCTGCGAGTGCTAAGGCGGACTCTAAGTTGAGTAACAACACTGGTGAAGATACCGAGCTATGGAAGGACATGGTCGCTGCTGAGGAGCAGCGGTTGAAGAACAAGCACCAGTCGCTCTATGAAAAGCATCAGAATGACGCCGGTTCTGACCCTGATGCTGGGTCTACCCCGCCTCAACAaaaggctgaggctgagaagctgCCTAgtgagcaggagcaggagcagaagagtgaggagaagaaggagaagcagaagtaA
- a CDS encoding protein chs7 (transcript_id=CADANIAT00001570): MGFGDFDEICKKAALPLCSLVGPSSAISGSTGIIPNCYARNIELANTIIFEGAASFLHIIALGMTVIMILHIRSKFTAVGRKEIITFFYIYMALTVCSLVIDAGVVPPRSGPFPWFVAVQNGLTSALCTSLLVNGFVGFQLYEDGTALSVWLLRLTSTVMFAVSFLISILTFKSWGGLSPTNTLAMFIVLYIINAICIAVYLVMQLLLVLNTLEDRWPLGHIAFGLLVFIAGQVIMYAFGDVICDNVQHYLDGLFFATFCNLLAVMMVYKFWDYITKEDLEFSVGIKPNNWEIKELLPDEDRRTTVYQDTNSEYAGSMYHHRASTYNGHGY, translated from the exons ATGGGCTTTGGCGACTTTGACGAGATCTGCAAGAAGGCAGCGCTGCCGCTCTGTTCTTTGGTCGGCCCCTCGTCAGCAATCTCAGGCTCTACTGGGATTATACCGAACTGCTATGCGCGAAATATCGAGCTGGCCAACACGATTATCTTCGAAGGTGCTGCGTCGTTTCTCCATATTATCGCGTTGGGTATGACCGTGATCATGATCCTGCACATCAGGTCGAAATTCACGGCTGTCG GCCGAAAGGAGATTATCACCTTCTTTTACATTTACATGGCCCTCACCGTATGTTCGCTCGTCATCGACGCCGGCGTAGTACCTCCTCGAAGCGGCCCTTTCCCCTGGTTCGTCGCAGTACAGAATGGTTTGACTTCCGCACTTTGCACAAGTCTACTCGTAAACGGGTTTGTCGGATTCCAACTATACGAAGACGGAACAGCCTTGTCAGTATGGCTTCTTCGGCTCACGTCAACGGTCATGTTCGCCGTTTCCTTTCTGATCTCTATCCTGACGTTCAAGTCGTGGGGCGGTCTAAGTCCGACAAACACTCTTGCCATGTTCATCGTCTTATATATCATAAATGCGATCTGCATCGCAGTATACCTAGTGATGCAACTTCTACTTGTGCTGAACACTCTTGAGGATCGTTGGCCGCTCGGCCATATTGCATTCGGCCTGCTTGTCTTCATTGCAGGTCAGGTGATCATGTACGCTTTCGGAGATGTCATTTGCGACAATGTCCAGCATTACCTGGATGGTCTGTTCTTTGCTACATTCTGCAATCTTCTCGCCGTCATGATGGTCTATAAG TTCTGGGACTACATCACAAAAGAGGACCTTGAGTTCTCCGTCGGAATCAAGCCGAACAACTGGGAGATCAAGGAACTTCTCCCGGACGAGGACCGTCGGACGACGGTCTACCAAGATACGAATTCGGAGTATGCCGGGAGCATGTACCATCATCGTGCGTCTACCTATAACGGTCACGGCTATTAG